The sequence below is a genomic window from Fibrobacter succinogenes.
GTGCCGAACGTGAAGAAGCTCTGAAGGCCGAACGCGAAGCCCACAAGGCAGAAATGGAAGCCAAGAGAGCTGAAATGGAAGCTCAGCGTGCCGAACGTGAAGAAGCTCTGAAGGCCGAACGCGAAGCCCGCAAGGCTGAGATGGAAGCCAAGAGAGCTGAAATGGAAGCTCAGCGCGCAGAACGTGAAGAAGCTCTGAAGGCCGAACGCGAAGCACAGCGCGCAGAACGTGAAGAAGCATTGAAGGCTGAACGCGAAGCTCGCAAGGCAGAAATGGAAGCTAAGAGAGCTGAAATGGAAGCTCAGCGCGCAGAACGTGAAGAAGCCATGAAGGCGGAACGCGAAGCTCGCAAGGCCGAAATGGAAGCCAAAAAAGCCGAACTCGAAGCACAGAAAGCTGAAAAAGAATCTGCAAAAGAAGAAAAGACCGTTGCAAAAGCTGAATAAGAATCGTTAATTTCGATCAAAGGGCGACGGGGAAATTCCGTCGCCTATCTTTTCCGAGTCTTTTCAAGGTTAACGCTATGAAAAATACAAGTAAAATCATCGCATTTTTGACCGGCTCGGCATTCGTGACGGTTCCGCTCGCGCAGCCGGAATCCGATATCGCGACACCTGTAGAAAAGACAGAAATTACACAAAGCGCCCCCGACCTTGGGCAAAAACAAAAAGAAGATTGGCAACGTTTACGCGAAGAACGCAAGCAAGCCAGGCAGCAAATTTTATCGGACATCAAGGCAAATGCCAAAGAAGTCAAGGGCGTTCAAGAAGAATTTTTCCAGCAAAAAGCAAAGAACAACGAAAACTGGAATAGCCCTCAAAACCGAGACAACCTGATTAACAAAGAGAAAGGCCCTCGCGAAAAAGGCCCCCTAGAACAGGAAAAACTCAGGCCCGAAAATTCGCCATTTGACGTTCCCCGCCCAGGTGAACACGGTCCCCTCCCCAAAGGCCCAAAGATATAGCTACTCCAACCTCAACAAAAAAAAATCCATTGAGCGTCTCACTCGTCCAATGGATTTTTTTCAGCATCGTTTTTCAGTTTTGTTAGTCTACGAGATCTCGTACAACACAATTTGTAGTACCATCCGCACCACAAGGCACTGGCGGCTGCACAGATACTTCAGTCCAAAATCCATTATGACAACCATAAGTAAACCCAGTCACGCAGTCTTCAGCACGCGAGCCCTCGTAAATCGGATCGCAGGCACCACAGCCGACCATTCCCGGTTCGCATCGTACATCAGAGATGTGCACGCAAATTTCGTCGCCCATGCCATACTTTCTCCATTTTCCACCTTCGCACTTGTAACGGCCTTCAAATTTACCTTCTTCAAAGCAGGCATCGCAATATTCCAATTCGCCGCGAGCGCAATGCTGATTTTCTTCGGTCTTCTTGACTTCCCACATTTCACCATTGCAAACATAGATGACTCCATTTTCGCAGTCGGCAATTTCCTTGATGCCATTCGGCTGGCATAGGCGATAACCACATCCACCCATGCCCGGTTTGCATTCGTCCGGCTTGATATTCAAGCATGAAACTTTTTCCCAGTTGTTGTCTTTGCATTGGTAGTTGTCGCCAGTCACGCAGTCCACAGCCGAAATTCCATTCTGATTCACGCAATTGCCTTGAGCGGTCATGCCATCGTAATCGGAAATGTGCTTGCAAGTTTCAAGCGCCTTTGAAGAGCTCGACTGCACCTTCGCCGAAGAAGAGCTAGGCGGCTTAATTACAGAGGAACTGCTCAAGCCATCGTCGCATTTGGGCGCATACTTTTCATCCTTAGAAAACTTTGTATACCATGTTCCATTTTTGCAAACAAACATGACACCAGTTTCACAGTCCTCCATTTCAGGAGTCACCGACGCATCGCAACCCGTCATGCATTTTGTAGTGGTTATATTAGCACAAACTCCAGCGGAACTAGAGCTGGGCAGCACCTCGGACGAAGAACTTTCAACCAACGCGGAAGAACTTTCAGCCAACGAAGAAGAGCTTTCGGCCAATGCGGAAGAGCTTTCGGTCAATGCGGAAGAACTTTCGGCCAATGAAGAATTGCTGCTATTGAAGTCGGGACCGCTAAGAGATTCGTTATCACAGGCTACGACAGCAAAAGCGGTAAGCGACGTAACGGCAAAGCCGCACAACATTTTAGTTATTTTCTTATTCATATTTTTCTCCTTTATAAATAAAATTTCACTAAGCCCTTTACACGAGTAAAGAGTTTCATAGCCCCTATCACGACAGCTATTCAGCCTTGCTTCAGGGAGACATTTTTCAAATCATTTTTTCGAAATTCTAATTCCTAATTCCAAAAACCTAATTCTTATTTTACTTCACCCATTCGATTTCACTATTAAGCACAGAGCATTTAACAGACAAACTATTTTCTACAGGGACATGTACAATTTCAGGATAGCTATCAAGTTCGCCACAGTAGTAAAAAAGGAATCTGGACATTTCATTTGTAGATATAGAATTGCATTTGCCCGCCGGAATATCCAAAACCTTAATCGTATCCTTAGCGATGCTTGCCACAATAAAGGCCGCCGAAGCTCCATCGCCATACACGTTGAACGTATAAAGCCCACACTTTTTATCTAAAGTTTCGTCCTTTATCGCAGTGATAATATCGGAATAATCATCGACCGCCGTCGGGAATAACTTTTCCAAAACAACGACATTCTGCTTTACAACCTTGTGCGGCCAAGGGCCATCAAATTCCGAAACTTTGGCATCCGGCCTTTCACTGTCACCATCTCCATGGTAATCACGCTTTGTAGACAGAACGGCATTGTCAAACGCATCCGATTTTAAATTAAGCAAGCTCAAATAATACTTCAAGGAATTTGGTTTAGCAGCGCCCTCATTGGCGAGTTTATCATCACTAGAACTACTTCCGACTTCCGGCGCATAAGTACCCGGATTTTTGGAGCTACTCGAAACTGCACGCGAACTACATGATTTTATATGCAATTCTTTAGAATCACCGCTTGAACTTGATGCGACATTCGAACTCGAAGAAACCTTTTCTGCAACTTCATTCCCTTCTTCGGAAGTGCCCATAGCGGTAGAATCGGAGCATCCGGCAAAAAGGCTCACACAAAGCAACATTGCAAAAGCAATCAGCGCAGACAAACTATACTTTTTCATTTTCGTTCTCCTTAACATTCTTGGTCAACGGGAACAATTGCAAATTAAGTCTATAAACCTGTTCAATATTCTTTTCTTCAGCAGCAATAGCAATAATCTGACGGCGGCATTCATCCAGCACGCACCCAATTTTGCCGAACGATTCGCGCGAAAGTCCCATGGTCACTCCACTAAAATTACGTTCTTCTTTCGGGAGTTCCAAGGCAGGAGTCGCCAATTTAGACATTTGGCGGTGCATTCCGCGCAAGGCAAGCCTCGTTGCATCCGTCGAGCCTTTCACCGAAGTTTCCGATTGCACAAAGTTGCCCGCCTCCTTCTTTAGCAGGCCCGCTTTCGTGAGGAAATCAAGAGAATCGCGAACTTCTTGCGCAGAAACTTCCGGATAGCACATTTTCGCCATTTCGCCCGGAGTCGCACCCGGCATAATCGGAGCAAGCTCCCTTATCACCGAGTTACGCCACGTATCATAATACTGGAACAACTCCCCTTCGAGCGTGCGGACTTTATAGACCTTCGCAATGGCGAGCATTTCTTCGTAGGCGGCCTTTTTCTTTTCTTCCTTTTCGGCCTGGCCGAACTTGACCATCGCCCTGAAATAATCCATTTCGAAGCCCGTAAGTCCCATAGCCATGCCCGTGCGTTCCACACCGATTTTGCTCAGCTTGCTTTTGCCATCGCAAACAACCTTCATGTACGAAGGCGAACTGAACCCGGCGTTCTTGGAGAACTCTCGCCAAGAAAACGCAGAGCGCAGCTTGCGATCTTCATAAAAGTCTCGCATGAACATGCGGAAATCGGTATATTCAACAATCGGCTTCATACTCCAAAATATAAAACCAATTTTTAGAAAAGTCAAGTATTTTATGCTACAAAAGTGCAGAAATTTTAAAAATTTCAAAGATTTTTATAAAATAGTTCACAAAAAATTTCTATATACTACACCCTGTTGCATATAGAACAACCATAAATTTCAAGCCCTCATTTTTATTCAAACAAATTCCACATTCATTTGATATATTAACCATATCAAAGGGGGATTAATGATTTACCTAAAGAACCATTTTAAGTTCAGCACGTTAACTGGGCTCGTTTTTGCGATGCTCCTTGCAAGCTGCACCGCGGACAACGGCTGCGAACCCGTCAATGCCACTCCCCCGACATCGTTCGAATTGAATCAAAGTTCATCTTCTGAATCGCCGGAATCATCCGCAGAGTTGCAGCAGTCTTCTTCATCTGAAGTAACACAGTCATCGTCATCTGAAGTAAAAATTTCCGCAAATTCATCTTCCGCACAATTGTCCAGTTCAACACTTTCATCTAGCGCCACATCATCTAGTTCTGCACCTACAACATCTAGCAATTCGAGCAGTTCTATAGCAAGCATTTCCAATACAGCGATTCCCGTGCCATACGGTTGCATCGACGACAACGAAATGAACCCTCCATACGAAAACTACGAAGACCCAGAATGTGTTGTCAAACAACTGACCCAATTCGTGGTGGACTCTCTTGTAAAGCAAGGTCTTGATTACGCTCAAGCGTTGAATACTGCAAAACTAAAACTTTATTCCGTTTTTTCCATCGACACACTTTTACAAACAACTTTATTACATTCAGCTTCAATCGGCACAGCATTATCCCTATTGATTCCTGTAGACGACGCCACATTCAAAACAAGAACCGAGTTTATCGAAGCGTTTTCAAAAGGTGAAACTTTTGATTACGAATACAGATGCCGTGCCTATGAAAACGTTTCAACTGAAAATTTGACAAAATTCAATGAACAAACATCTCCATGGTATCAAATAACAAACAGTTATACGTATCAAGATGCGATGCTGATTTTAAGAAATTTATGGAGATATTGCGGACAACTCCCCGTATGCAATTCCCAAAACGCAAAATTGTACAAAACATACAGTTGCCCATCCAACACCCTAGTATGCAAAGACAAAGGCAGGGATTATATCTGTTCCGTAGGCTGGACCTACAGTAGTTGGGTCGTTCTGACAGCCATGCAAACAGAAACACACGACAAAGAATGCACCGAAAACAACACGCGTTTCCCCAGCGATTCATTCCCCAAGCAGTACTACATTTGCTACGAAGGCAATTGGTATTTATCCAAAGACAACCAAGTCGGCAAACTGCCGCAAGAATACTTCTTCAACGATAGCATTAAATATGGCTCCATGGAAGATCCGCGAGACGGCAAAAAATACAGGACAGTCGTCTACGAGAATCAAGTCTGGATGGCAGAAAATATCAACTACTACGACGAAAACGATTCTCTTCTGGAAAAACACAGCTTATGCTCTCGAAAAATCGGCTGCAATTACGGACGTTTTTACGATGTGGACGCTGCCGCCAAAGCCTGCCCCAACGGTTGGCACTTGCCCAAAGATGAAGACGTCTTCAAATGGACCGAAATGCCATACGACGAAGCAACTGAATATTTACCGAAGCTATTTGCTCGTTTGACGGGTGAACGCATGGCTTCTGACGAGTTTGGACTGTCTATCTTATCGATAAATAACATTGATCCGTATGGTTGGGACCAAAACGGAGTAACTTATGGATTTTTCTGGCTCGATTCGAGAAAATATATCCGAATTTCGGACACCTACTCACACATCGAAAGCCAAGTTGATCCTCGAGAAAACGGCCAACTC
It includes:
- a CDS encoding TIGR02147 family protein; the encoded protein is MKPIVEYTDFRMFMRDFYEDRKLRSAFSWREFSKNAGFSSPSYMKVVCDGKSKLSKIGVERTGMAMGLTGFEMDYFRAMVKFGQAEKEEKKKAAYEEMLAIAKVYKVRTLEGELFQYYDTWRNSVIRELAPIMPGATPGEMAKMCYPEVSAQEVRDSLDFLTKAGLLKKEAGNFVQSETSVKGSTDATRLALRGMHRQMSKLATPALELPKEERNFSGVTMGLSRESFGKIGCVLDECRRQIIAIAAEEKNIEQVYRLNLQLFPLTKNVKENENEKV
- a CDS encoding FISUMP domain-containing protein → MIYLKNHFKFSTLTGLVFAMLLASCTADNGCEPVNATPPTSFELNQSSSSESPESSAELQQSSSSEVTQSSSSEVKISANSSSAQLSSSTLSSSATSSSSAPTTSSNSSSSIASISNTAIPVPYGCIDDNEMNPPYENYEDPECVVKQLTQFVVDSLVKQGLDYAQALNTAKLKLYSVFSIDTLLQTTLLHSASIGTALSLLIPVDDATFKTRTEFIEAFSKGETFDYEYRCRAYENVSTENLTKFNEQTSPWYQITNSYTYQDAMLILRNLWRYCGQLPVCNSQNAKLYKTYSCPSNTLVCKDKGRDYICSVGWTYSSWVVLTAMQTETHDKECTENNTRFPSDSFPKQYYICYEGNWYLSKDNQVGKLPQEYFFNDSIKYGSMEDPRDGKKYRTVVYENQVWMAENINYYDENDSLLEKHSLCSRKIGCNYGRFYDVDAAAKACPNGWHLPKDEDVFKWTEMPYDEATEYLPKLFARLTGERMASDEFGLSILSINNIDPYGWDQNGVTYGFFWLDSRKYIRISDTYSHIESQVDPRENGQLLPVRCIKD